GGCCGCACTCGTGCTGGTGCTGCTGCACCGGGCAGTGGGCTGGCTCTCGGGCCGCTATCCCGCGTTCGACCGCGCCACAGGCGGGTATGCGCTGGACCTGCTGCACCAGGGCCAGCTGGATCGCAAGCGGATCGGCCGTGCCATGCTTACCGAGGAAGACCTGAAGGCCAACCTGCGCGCTACGCTGCAGACCGACAGCTTTGCCGACCTGACGCGCGTCGTGCTGGAGCGCGACGGCAAGGTAACGTTCGTGCGCCGGTCCAAGGAGGATGAGCCGGCGAAGAACCATCCTGCCGCACCGGCAGCGCCGGCCGTCTCGCGCGGCAATGGCGTGCCGGTCCGGTCGCGGAGTCGGCGTCAATGACCCGACGCAACGCAGGCGCAGGCTCGGGCGATAACCGCGGCATCGCCCGTTACCTCAGGCGCCACGGCATCCACGTAGTGACCGCGGAATCCTGTACCGCGGGCCTGATTGCATCGCGCATCGCAGAAGTGCCTGGCTGCGGCGATGTCCTGTATTGCGCCATCGTCGCGTATTCGCCATCGGCGAAGGAGCAGTTGCTGCGCGTGCCGTCGGGAACCATCCGCCGGTACGGACTGACAAGCGAAGAAGTATCGCTCGCGATGGCGCTGGGCGCGATGCAGCTCACCGGCGTCGACCTGGCGCTGGCGAACACCGGCGTGGCCGACGACGGCGGCGACGGTGACACCCCGGCCGGCACGCAATGCTTTGCATGGGTCTTCCGCAGGCCTGGTCACGCCGGCCGTGCCGGCCGCGCCCTTGAGGACGCGCCCGCGGGCGTGGCGGTGTTCACGGAAACCCGCCGCTTTCCCGGCGAACGCAATGCCGTGCGGGAAGCCGCGGCGGATTGGGCGCTGGCCCGGATCTGCCATTACCACGAACTGGCGCGCCGCGGTGAAGGCAACCGCGCCGCGGCGCCCGATGAATTGCCGGACACGCCTGCGGGCGCAACGGCATAACCCAGGGCCCTGGGCCCGACCGACGTAGTCTTGCAATGGAGACCATCATGAAACGCACCCTCGCTACCACGGCACTGGTCGTCGGCACTGCGCTCTGCCTGCCGGCCTTCGCCCAACAGGCTCCGGCCTCGCCTACCGCGCCGAACCCGAGTGCGCCACCGATCGAAGGCGCCGGCGCCTCGCGTAACCAGCCGGCCGCCACCGACATGACCACGGCGCCGACCGACACCACCAAGGACACCGCCAAGAAGTCCAAGTCCAAATCCGGCAAGCAGGCCAACACCGCCCGCAGCAAGAAGCCACGCGAACAGGGCGCGCCGCCGGCACCGACCGCCGATGCGCCGAGCGGCCCGAAGGGCGATTCGCCGGACCCGGCGACCAAGCAGTAAGCGCATGCCGTTGCGCATGCATCGAGCGCATGCATTGGGCGCAATCGTGGCGGGGCTTCAGCGGACAGGCCCTCGCGCGACGGGCGCTGCTCAGCTATCCCCGCGCAGCGCCCGGGTCGCCTGCGCCAGCGCGGCGTCACGCTCGCGCTTGCGCCAGCGGTGGCAGCGCCACAGTTCTTCCAGGTAGGGCAGGCCGGCGAGCAAGACGACCGCGATGAACAGTCCGCCCAGATAGCCCGGCGGCAGCGCTACGGGCTTCCACGCCAGCGCCAGGCGCGCCGGTTCGCTGCCGGCGCCGAACAGCGCCAGGAATTGGCCCCAGTACATCACCACCACGTATGAGGCGGCAGCCATCGGCAGGACTTCGAGCAGGCTGTGCATATGCTGCTCGACTGGCGCGATATGGCGGCGCTTGCTGGCGTACTGCACGTCCCACCACGCCGTGGCTTCGTGGATCACGAGCGCCGCCAGGACGACGGCGATCACCAGCGCATTGACCTCCAGGAACAGCACCATCAGCAGCGGCAGGCCGACCTCGGCCAGCATCAGCATGTGCAGCAAGGACTCGCGCACGCCCGCGTTGCGCTCGATGTGCGTGAGGCGATGGCACAGCCAGTCGCCTGCGCCGGCCAGCAGCCACAGCGGCACCAGGCCGTACATCAGCACCAGGCGCACGGCATGCTCGAAAGCTTGCAGGTCGGCAGAGGCGGCAGTGGGCATGGTGGGAGGAGTGTCCCGACGATGTTCCGATGGTGACCGGTCAGGTGACCGGTTACGCGCGCACCGGCTGCGCCCGGTATTGCTCGCGCAGCACGCGGAACAGCTCGTGGTTGACCTGCACGCCGCGATACTGGCGCCGCACTACCGCCCGCAGGCGCGAGCCCAGCACATGTGCACGCAGTGCGCGCGCATAGCGCCGTTGCACCGCCTGCTCGCCCTTGCTGACCGCGAGCAGGATGGCGCGGTCCGAGCGGTGCTTGCCGCTCCCGCCCCGACAGGCTGCCGCCGGCATGGCCTCCGGCACCTGCCCCAGTTCCAGCAGGCACGCCTGCAGTTCCTGCGCAGCCAATGCGAAGGCATTGGCGCGGCTGGTCAGCAGCGACTTGAGATGCGGGTTGGCGGCGGCGTGTGCGGCGCGCCGGCAATCGTGCTCGCCCTCGCGCGAGATCGCGATCAGCGCGTTGAGCACCAGGATCTTTTTCTTTGCCATCGCACACCTGCCTGGTCCGCGGCCGGACCCGTGAAGTCATCGATCGGGGCCGGCGGAGGCCGGCGGTTGCTGGCGGGCGCCCCGGACATGGCGCATGTCGGTGCGGGACAAGGATAGTGGCTCTGCGCCTGCGCTGCCAGTGCTGTCGCGCGGCGCGCCAAAGGCCTGGCGCGAAGACGCTTGCCAGGCCTTGCGTGTTTCGCGCATGCCGCGCAGGTTCATCACGACGAGCGCCAGCTGCAGCACGATCAGCGCATACGCATCACCGTGCCATCCCCACGCGATCCAAAGCACGTTGCTGGCCAGGAACACCCAGAACCCCGCGCGACGCCGTCCAAGGGAGCGCGAACCCACCAGCCAGGTGGCCAGCACCGTCACCACCATCGCCGGCCATTGCGCGGCCTCCAGCCACCAGTCCATGCATGTTTCCCCGGTTGTCCGTCACGACACCGGGCAAGAAGCGTACCGGGCAAAGCGCCTCCGCGCCGCATGGCCGGCGCGGCCACTTTCTTGCCATTGGTCATGACGTACCCGGTACTTTTTACAAGCGGTAGCGTCAGACGCACATGAGCCTTACGCCGGAAAATCTTTGGCGCGGCGGGGCCCCGCCGCATATCTTCTATCGAGCGGGCGTGCTGGCACGCACTTCGCATGGCTTTGCCATCCCGCCGGCTGGCCGTGTGGCGCCGGGCGGGTCATTGTTGCTCCGCCGGAGCTGAAACCGGGAGGATTTTGTGCGGATCTGCCAGATCGACCTGACCGGAACCCCTGATGCCGACGAACGCGCCTTGCAACGCGTGGCCGCGCTGGGCTTCGACCACGTACTGATCGGCGGCTGGCCGCACCTGTCGGGGACTGACACGCTGGCGGCGTGCGCCCGGCATGGGCTCGCGGCGCTGCTCGACATCTCACTGGACCGCTACAGCGCCGATGGGGAAGGCGCTCCCGATCCCGCCTGGATCGATACCGCGGCCCCCGCCTTCGCCCCCCACGAAACCGACAATCATCTTCCCGGCGCACGCCTGCGCTGGCATGACCCGCAAGTGGCCGATGCCCTGGTGCAATGGTGGGCCGCGCGCCTGCGGCTGGCATGGGCCTCGGGCGCCGCCGGCTTCTGCTGCCGGGCGCCGGCGCGCGTGCCCGGCAGGCATTGGGCAACGCTGGCCGACACCCTGCGCAGCCACGCCGCGCCGCCTGAAGCGCGCGGCACGCCGCTGCTGCTGGCGTGGACGCCCGGCCTGACCCCCGCCCAGCTGGACGACCTCGCCCCCGCCGGCTTCGATGGCGCCTTCTGCTCGCTGCCGTGGTGGGACTTCCGCAGCGCCTGGCTGACCGAGGAAATCGCGCGGCTGCGCCGCTTCGGCCGCGTGCTGGCGGCTCCGGCGCTGACCCCTGCGAGCCAGGATGCGCTCAGCGCACGCCGCGCTCTGTGGACCGCCGCCGCCATCGGCGACGGCATCCTGGTGCCGGCCGGCTTCGAAACCGGCGGAACGCTGGCGCGCGACCCGCTCGCTCCGGATGGCGCCAGCCACGACGGGGCACCCTACGACATCACGCATGAACTGCTCGAAGCGACCACCTGGCTCGCCTCGCGCGACCCCGCGCCGGCGCTGGCGGTGCGGCTGCTGAGCGGCCCGGAAGCACCGCTGACAGTGCTGGCAAGGCTGCCAGCGCCGAACGGCCTGTGCGCGGACCCCGCCACGGGCAATGGCTTCGCCGAGCCGGATGACGCCGCGGCGTTGACGGTGGTCCTCAATCCCGACCCGATGAAGCCCGGCACGCTCGGCGCCGACCGCGTGCTGAGCGCGCTGCCGCATGCCAGCGCCCACCTCGAAGCCACACCGGGCGGACCCGGCGGCACGCTCGATGCCAGCAACCGGCTCGATGCGCTGGGGTCGATCACGCTTGCACCCGCCGACATCCGGTTGTTTGAAGCGCCGCCGGTGCCGCTGACCCGGCCCGGCATGCCGCGCGCCGACGCGCGCGCGCCGCACGGGCACGAGACCCTCACCGCAACCGGGCTGGGCAGCGTGGTCGCCGCCATGGAATCGCCGCGCATCGCCATCGAGCATATCGAACCCGCGTGCGACGACGGCCGCTTCGCCGTGCGGCGCGTGGTGGGCGAGCGCGTGGAAGTCAGCGCCGATATCTGGATGGACGGTCACGACAAGCTCGCCGCCGCGGTACTGTGGCGTGCGCCTGGCGAGACCGACTGGCACGAAGCGCCCATGCGGCATGTGGTCAACGACCGCTGGCAAGGCAGCTTCCCGCTGGTGGCGCTGGGCCGGCATGAGTTCACGGTCGAAGCCTGGCGCGATCCCTATGCCAGCTGGCTCGATGAAATCGGCAAGAAGCGCGCGGCCGGCCTCAACGTCAGCCTGGAGACCGAGGAAGGCGCCCGGCTGATTGCCGACGCGCTGCTGCCGCCTGAAGGCAAGAAGGGCAAGAACGGCAACAAACGAAGCAAAGGCAATGGCCGGAAGAATGGCGAGGCCCCTCCCCCGGACAGCGAACTGTCCGCCATCGTC
This genomic window from Cupriavidus oxalaticus contains:
- a CDS encoding PA2169 family four-helix-bundle protein gives rise to the protein MAKKKILVLNALIAISREGEHDCRRAAHAAANPHLKSLLTSRANAFALAAQELQACLLELGQVPEAMPAAACRGGSGKHRSDRAILLAVSKGEQAVQRRYARALRAHVLGSRLRAVVRRQYRGVQVNHELFRVLREQYRAQPVRA
- a CDS encoding DUF421 domain-containing protein codes for the protein MDVMEIVLDMVRRAVGEGDELQWWQGAVRAAVIFIATWAMLRLAGRRAFAQKSSFDLCIVLLLGAVLSRAVVGATSLTVAFAAALVLVLLHRAVGWLSGRYPAFDRATGGYALDLLHQGQLDRKRIGRAMLTEEDLKANLRATLQTDSFADLTRVVLERDGKVTFVRRSKEDEPAKNHPAAPAAPAVSRGNGVPVRSRSRRQ
- a CDS encoding diguanylate cyclase; this encodes MPTAASADLQAFEHAVRLVLMYGLVPLWLLAGAGDWLCHRLTHIERNAGVRESLLHMLMLAEVGLPLLMVLFLEVNALVIAVVLAALVIHEATAWWDVQYASKRRHIAPVEQHMHSLLEVLPMAAASYVVVMYWGQFLALFGAGSEPARLALAWKPVALPPGYLGGLFIAVVLLAGLPYLEELWRCHRWRKRERDAALAQATRALRGDS
- a CDS encoding CinA family protein, which translates into the protein MTRRNAGAGSGDNRGIARYLRRHGIHVVTAESCTAGLIASRIAEVPGCGDVLYCAIVAYSPSAKEQLLRVPSGTIRRYGLTSEEVSLAMALGAMQLTGVDLALANTGVADDGGDGDTPAGTQCFAWVFRRPGHAGRAGRALEDAPAGVAVFTETRRFPGERNAVREAAADWALARICHYHELARRGEGNRAAAPDELPDTPAGATA
- a CDS encoding alpha-1,4-glucan--maltose-1-phosphate maltosyltransferase, producing the protein MRICQIDLTGTPDADERALQRVAALGFDHVLIGGWPHLSGTDTLAACARHGLAALLDISLDRYSADGEGAPDPAWIDTAAPAFAPHETDNHLPGARLRWHDPQVADALVQWWAARLRLAWASGAAGFCCRAPARVPGRHWATLADTLRSHAAPPEARGTPLLLAWTPGLTPAQLDDLAPAGFDGAFCSLPWWDFRSAWLTEEIARLRRFGRVLAAPALTPASQDALSARRALWTAAAIGDGILVPAGFETGGTLARDPLAPDGASHDGAPYDITHELLEATTWLASRDPAPALAVRLLSGPEAPLTVLARLPAPNGLCADPATGNGFAEPDDAAALTVVLNPDPMKPGTLGADRVLSALPHASAHLEATPGGPGGTLDASNRLDALGSITLAPADIRLFEAPPVPLTRPGMPRADARAPHGHETLTATGLGSVVAAMESPRIAIEHIEPACDDGRFAVRRVVGERVEVSADIWMDGHDKLAAAVLWRAPGETDWHEAPMRHVVNDRWQGSFPLVALGRHEFTVEAWRDPYASWLDEIGKKRAAGLNVSLETEEGARLIADALLPPEGKKGKNGNKRSKGNGRKNGEAPPPDSELSAIVDELTAAAGDDERRLELLLSARTAAAMQAHMATPAGRQFASRHPVALPVEADRLAARYASWYELFPRSQSNDAQRHGTFDDVIARLPAIRAMGFDVLYFTPIHPIGRTHRKGRNNSLRAEPGEPGSPYAIGGEEGGHDALHPELGTFEDFRRLCNAAAANGLEIALDFAIQCSPDHPWLKDHPEWFAHRPDGSLRYAENPPKKYEDIVNVDFYAAPPAGAALWQALRDVVMFWADHGVRIFRVDNPHTKPLPFWEWMIADVRAHHPDTIFLAEAFTRPKMMARLAKLGFSQSYTYFTWRNTKWELTEYLTELTQSPLREFFRPHFFVNTPDINPYFLHHGGRPAFLIRAALATLLSGLWGMYNGFELCESAPFVLDGKVREEYLDSEKYQLRARDWHQRGNIVAEISRLNEIRAGHPALQSHLGLRFYHAGSDAVLWFARFVPGTEYLFGDDVLLAAVNLDPRNAHDTDIELPLWEWGLPDHARVAVHELMRGQRFELQGKHQRIRLDPAQLPFAVWHVRPLDRPAPRPAAAPASHDPHGA